One uncultured Caproiciproducens sp. DNA segment encodes these proteins:
- a CDS encoding RNA polymerase sigma factor: MGKQLRHPDDHLSEKYDLYGNMLFKLCMVILCNREDAEDVVQDTFAKYLQKCPEFHSLEHEKAWFIRVAANGSRDKRRRFFFRKTVSLEEIGEYAETSEQIEVLEQLMELPPNYKTILYLHYVEGYKIREISDILGMGENAVKVALHRGREKLKLQMREELIS; this comes from the coding sequence ATGGGAAAGCAACTGAGGCACCCGGACGATCATCTGTCGGAGAAATATGACTTGTACGGGAATATGCTGTTCAAGCTGTGTATGGTTATTCTGTGCAATAGGGAAGACGCGGAGGATGTGGTGCAGGATACCTTTGCAAAATATTTGCAGAAATGCCCCGAGTTTCACAGCTTAGAGCACGAAAAGGCATGGTTTATCCGGGTTGCGGCGAACGGCAGCCGGGACAAAAGAAGGCGTTTCTTTTTTCGAAAGACCGTATCTCTTGAAGAAATCGGAGAGTATGCCGAAACATCGGAACAGATAGAGGTGCTGGAACAGCTGATGGAGCTTCCGCCGAACTACAAAACCATTTTATATCTTCATTATGTCGAAGGATATAAAATCAGGGAAATATCCGACATTCTGGGGATGGGGGAGAATGCCGTCAAGGTAGCTCTTCATCGCGGCAGAGAGAAACTGAAATTACAGATGAGAGAGGAGCTGATATCATGA